A section of the Ruania halotolerans genome encodes:
- the mutM gene encoding bifunctional DNA-formamidopyrimidine glycosylase/DNA-(apurinic or apyrimidinic site) lyase, which produces MPELPEVETVRSGLAQHVLGRRITGVQVLRERAVRRQLGGAEELRALLTGRAFTAAVRRGKFCWLTLDGPGGVGEDYALLAHLGMSGQLLVSDDAATNPHLRVRIELADGPDLWFVDQRTFGYLTVADLVPTADGGPGGDAGGSPVAPLLPAPVAHIARDLLDPVLAEPRARAALNRRVRAGRRGIKRALLDQELTSGIGNIYADEALWRAKVHYARPTDRMRPAMVAAVLDAAEAVMRDALVAGGTSFDALYVNVNGASGYFDRSLAVYGQDGQPCPRCGAGIVRETFMNRSSFFCPRCQRPPR; this is translated from the coding sequence GTGCCTGAGCTTCCCGAGGTGGAGACCGTCCGTTCCGGTCTCGCCCAACACGTCCTGGGCCGCCGGATCACTGGCGTGCAGGTGCTGCGTGAGCGGGCGGTGCGGCGCCAACTCGGTGGCGCCGAGGAGTTGAGAGCCCTGCTGACCGGGCGTGCCTTCACGGCGGCGGTGCGGCGGGGCAAGTTCTGCTGGCTCACGCTGGACGGTCCGGGCGGCGTGGGGGAGGACTACGCACTGCTCGCCCATCTGGGGATGAGCGGGCAGCTGCTGGTCTCCGATGATGCCGCGACCAATCCGCACCTGCGGGTGCGGATCGAGCTCGCCGACGGACCCGACCTGTGGTTCGTGGACCAGCGCACGTTCGGCTACCTCACCGTGGCCGATCTGGTCCCCACCGCCGACGGCGGCCCTGGCGGTGACGCCGGTGGGTCACCTGTGGCGCCCCTTCTGCCGGCCCCGGTGGCCCACATTGCCCGCGACCTACTCGACCCTGTGCTCGCCGAGCCGCGCGCCCGCGCTGCGCTGAATCGTCGGGTGCGGGCCGGTCGTCGGGGGATCAAACGGGCACTGCTGGACCAGGAGTTGACCTCAGGTATCGGGAACATCTACGCCGATGAGGCGCTGTGGCGGGCGAAAGTGCACTACGCCCGGCCCACGGATCGGATGCGCCCGGCGATGGTGGCAGCGGTGCTCGACGCCGCCGAGGCCGTGATGCGCGATGCACTCGTGGCCGGCGGAACCAGCTTCGACGCCCTGTACGTGAACGTGAACGGCGCCTCCGGATACTTCGACCGCTCACTCGCTGTCTACGGCCAGGACGGCCAGCCGTGCCCGCGGTGCGGCGCGGGCATCGTTCGCGAGACGTTCATGAACCGGTCCTCGTTCTTCTGCCCGCGCTGCCAGCGTCCGCCGCGCTGA
- a CDS encoding sugar kinase — translation MSLTIRPASECRYDVVSLGEIMLRMDPGEGRIRTTRNFRVWEGGGEYNVARGLRRAFGLRAAAVTALADNEVGRLVEDCMLTGGVDTSFITWVPYDGIGREVRNGLNFTERGFGVRGAVGVSDRGNTAISQMKPGQVDWDHLFGELGVRWLHTGGIFAALSDSTADVVIEAVTAAKKHGTVVSYDLNYRPSLWKTIGGQAKAREVNTAIAPHIDVMIGNEEDFTASLGFEVEGTGDNLDNLDIDNFKAMIATASEAFTNFQVIGTTLRTVHTASDNDWGAIAWSREEGFAEATHREHLEILDRVGGGDSFASGLIYGLLEGESIQTAVDYGAAHGALAMSTPGDTTMVTKAEVLKLAGGGSARVDR, via the coding sequence ATGAGCCTGACCATCCGCCCCGCATCCGAGTGCCGCTACGACGTCGTCTCCCTGGGCGAGATCATGCTTCGGATGGACCCGGGCGAGGGCCGCATCCGCACCACCCGCAACTTCCGCGTCTGGGAGGGCGGTGGCGAGTACAACGTGGCCCGTGGGCTGCGCCGTGCCTTCGGCTTGCGCGCGGCCGCCGTGACCGCCCTCGCGGACAATGAGGTGGGCCGGCTGGTGGAGGACTGCATGCTCACCGGCGGGGTGGACACCTCGTTCATTACCTGGGTGCCCTATGACGGGATTGGCCGCGAGGTGCGCAACGGCCTGAACTTCACCGAGCGGGGCTTCGGGGTGCGCGGGGCCGTCGGCGTCTCCGACCGGGGCAACACCGCAATCAGCCAGATGAAGCCGGGCCAGGTGGACTGGGACCACCTCTTCGGTGAGCTCGGCGTGCGCTGGCTGCACACCGGCGGCATCTTCGCCGCCCTGTCCGACTCCACTGCCGACGTGGTGATCGAGGCGGTCACGGCGGCGAAGAAGCACGGCACGGTCGTCTCCTACGACCTTAATTACCGGCCCAGCCTGTGGAAGACCATCGGCGGCCAAGCCAAGGCCCGCGAGGTGAACACCGCGATCGCGCCGCACATCGACGTGATGATCGGCAACGAGGAGGACTTCACCGCCTCACTTGGCTTCGAAGTGGAGGGCACTGGGGACAACCTGGACAACCTCGACATCGATAACTTCAAGGCGATGATCGCCACCGCCTCGGAGGCGTTCACCAACTTCCAGGTGATCGGTACCACGCTGCGCACCGTGCACACCGCCTCGGACAACGACTGGGGCGCCATCGCCTGGTCCCGCGAGGAAGGTTTCGCCGAGGCCACCCACCGCGAGCACCTGGAGATCCTGGACCGGGTGGGCGGTGGCGATTCGTTCGCTTCCGGGCTGATCTACGGGCTGCTCGAGGGTGAGTCCATCCAGACGGCGGTGGACTACGGAGCCGCGCACGGCGCGCTGGCCATGTCCACCCCGGGCGACACCACCATGGTCACCAAGGCCGAGGTGCTCAAGCTCGCCGGTGGCGGGAGCGCGCGCGTGGACCGCTGA
- the eda gene encoding bifunctional 4-hydroxy-2-oxoglutarate aldolase/2-dehydro-3-deoxy-phosphogluconate aldolase, whose translation MTQQSAELVERIGAARLVPVVVLDDAASAAPLAEALVAGGLPVAEVTFRTAAAVESIRAMSARGDMLVGAGTVLTPEQVDAAVDAGASYVVSPGFSQAVVRRCLERGVLPLPGAVTATEVQAALAEGLEVVKFFPAETSGGAKAIKALAAPFGGLRFVPTGGIGPKNVAEYTAVSAVLAVGGSWMVPRDEIAAGNFDRVSELTREAVTLVAG comes from the coding sequence ATGACGCAGCAGTCAGCCGAACTCGTTGAACGCATCGGTGCCGCCCGCCTCGTCCCCGTGGTCGTGCTCGACGACGCCGCCTCGGCGGCCCCGCTTGCCGAGGCTCTGGTGGCCGGTGGGCTTCCGGTGGCCGAGGTGACCTTCCGGACAGCAGCGGCTGTGGAGTCGATCCGTGCGATGTCGGCTCGTGGCGACATGCTCGTCGGCGCCGGTACCGTGCTCACCCCGGAGCAGGTGGATGCGGCCGTGGACGCCGGTGCGTCCTACGTCGTCTCCCCCGGGTTCTCCCAGGCGGTGGTGCGCCGCTGCCTGGAGCGTGGCGTGTTGCCCCTGCCGGGAGCGGTGACTGCCACCGAGGTGCAGGCCGCCCTGGCCGAGGGCCTGGAGGTGGTGAAGTTCTTCCCCGCCGAGACCTCTGGCGGAGCGAAGGCGATCAAGGCCCTCGCTGCCCCGTTCGGTGGGCTGCGATTCGTACCCACCGGCGGGATCGGACCGAAGAACGTGGCCGAGTACACCGCCGTCAGCGCTGTGCTGGCCGTGGGCGGGTCGTGGATGGTTCCGCGGGACGAGATCGCGGCCGGCAACTTCGACCGCGTCAGCGAACTGACCCGCGAGGCCGTCACGCTCGTCGCCGGCTGA
- a CDS encoding LacI family DNA-binding transcriptional regulator, which yields MTTLREVAAAAGVSMATVSRALAGSTIVAAGTRERVRRIAAELDYQPNRAARQLVTGRGQAIGLVVPDLQNAFYASVATGMQRQVRAAGLSAMIADTDEDASRELEVLGQLAMVCDGAVLASSRTSDDDIAEVAGRTRVVLVNRVLEGVAAVVGDNADGMAQAVAHLAALGHTRIGYAGGPAMSWSDARRREGLTEAARHELAAGAVVDLGAFRPGSAGGIAAADRALAAGVTAILAFNDQLALGILGRLADRSVSVPQQMSVVGFDDVPVARLLAPPLTTVAVPALEMGATAVDLLLTPGEAATRVLPVELQVRRSTAEPPG from the coding sequence GTGACGACTCTTCGTGAGGTCGCGGCCGCCGCCGGCGTCTCCATGGCCACCGTCTCCCGCGCGCTCGCTGGGTCCACGATCGTGGCAGCAGGCACCCGGGAGCGAGTCCGGCGCATCGCCGCCGAACTGGACTACCAGCCCAACCGCGCGGCTCGTCAGCTCGTCACCGGGCGAGGGCAGGCCATCGGTCTCGTGGTGCCCGACCTACAGAATGCCTTCTATGCCTCCGTCGCCACGGGGATGCAACGCCAGGTCCGAGCCGCGGGCCTGAGCGCGATGATCGCCGACACCGACGAAGACGCTAGCCGCGAGCTCGAGGTGCTCGGCCAGCTGGCGATGGTGTGTGACGGCGCGGTACTTGCCTCCTCCCGGACCAGCGATGACGATATCGCTGAGGTGGCGGGGCGAACCCGCGTGGTGTTGGTGAACCGGGTGCTTGAGGGCGTTGCCGCCGTGGTCGGCGACAACGCCGACGGGATGGCCCAGGCGGTGGCGCACCTGGCCGCACTGGGCCACACCCGCATCGGGTATGCCGGTGGCCCGGCCATGTCCTGGTCCGATGCGCGCCGCCGCGAGGGGCTCACCGAGGCCGCCCGGCATGAGCTCGCCGCCGGTGCCGTGGTGGACCTGGGCGCCTTCCGCCCTGGCTCGGCCGGGGGTATCGCCGCGGCCGATCGTGCGCTTGCCGCAGGGGTGACGGCGATCCTCGCCTTCAACGACCAGCTCGCCCTGGGCATTCTGGGCCGGCTGGCCGACCGGAGCGTGAGCGTCCCGCAGCAGATGAGTGTGGTGGGCTTTGACGATGTCCCGGTCGCCCGACTGCTTGCCCCACCGTTGACCACGGTGGCCGTGCCCGCGCTGGAGATGGGCGCCACAGCAGTCGACCTGCTGCTCACCCCGGGCGAGGCAGCGACCCGGGTTCTTCCCGTCGAGTTGCAGGTGCGTAGGTCAACGGCAGAACCACCGGGCTGA
- a CDS encoding CPBP family intramembrane glutamic endopeptidase: protein MGRTSPSHDATPTTSTRWIAPVVLPVAAVLLASALLAPDPDGAPVASVITAALLWGGILVAIALVVAAVPWLIARFHRNQDPPREGAPSGALASARIWPALAVVSGFVMLTSLSGRIPRLALFEPFEHNWQGKILDLLWVGILFWVLRRWAREEAGMTWRLRPGSARRALLAIAAVFTIFVGLSLLSVVLDENAHQQTGLEQVLFNLTIPNLTEELIWRGAMLAVLDRAFGTPWRLGGAPVGWGLVITSVVFGAGHMILLSPDGAFSVNVAGGVFAAGMGVLLAWIWAYTRSLWPAFLLHCAPEVAVDVAMLATG from the coding sequence ATGGGTCGAACCTCGCCATCGCACGATGCCACCCCCACCACGAGCACTCGGTGGATCGCCCCGGTCGTACTCCCGGTGGCGGCAGTGCTCCTCGCCTCCGCGCTGCTGGCGCCTGATCCCGACGGCGCGCCGGTCGCCTCCGTCATCACCGCGGCGCTGCTCTGGGGTGGCATCCTCGTCGCGATTGCGCTGGTGGTGGCCGCCGTGCCGTGGTTGATCGCCCGGTTTCACCGCAACCAGGACCCGCCCAGGGAAGGGGCACCCAGCGGGGCCCTCGCCAGCGCGCGCATCTGGCCGGCACTCGCCGTTGTCAGCGGCTTCGTGATGCTCACCTCGCTGAGTGGGCGAATTCCGCGACTTGCCCTCTTCGAGCCGTTCGAGCACAACTGGCAGGGCAAGATCCTGGACCTCCTCTGGGTCGGAATCCTGTTCTGGGTGTTGCGCCGCTGGGCGCGCGAGGAGGCGGGGATGACCTGGCGCCTCCGGCCCGGCTCCGCCCGCCGGGCACTACTCGCCATTGCGGCAGTGTTCACGATCTTCGTCGGTTTGTCGCTGCTGTCGGTGGTGCTCGACGAGAACGCCCACCAACAGACCGGGCTTGAGCAGGTGCTGTTCAACCTGACGATCCCGAACCTGACTGAGGAACTGATCTGGCGCGGGGCGATGCTCGCGGTGCTCGACCGCGCCTTCGGGACACCGTGGCGTCTCGGCGGGGCGCCTGTGGGTTGGGGATTGGTGATCACCAGTGTGGTCTTCGGCGCCGGGCACATGATCCTGCTCAGCCCGGACGGAGCGTTCTCGGTCAACGTGGCGGGCGGGGTCTTCGCCGCCGGCATGGGTGTGCTCCTCGCCTGGATCTGGGCCTACACCCGTAGCCTCTGGCCGGCCTTCCTGCTGCACTGCGCACCCGAGGTCGCCGTCGATGTGGCGATGCTCGCCACCGGCTGA
- a CDS encoding response regulator has translation MADPVRVLIVDDHEIVRRGIAGVIDTAADLTVVAEAASVAEARRRGALTRPDLLLVDLQLPDGTGLDVIRAIRAEVPQVRAVVLTSFGDEDARAAALESGAHAFVLKTVRGTEIVEVVRAVAAGRTLLREGLARPVGSEDDPTAALTPTERRIVALIGDGLSNREIAESLGVAEKTVKNHVTSLLAKMGLQRRTQVAAWVAGHRGGRWRSAPTH, from the coding sequence GTGGCGGATCCAGTGCGCGTGCTCATCGTGGACGATCACGAGATCGTCCGCCGCGGCATCGCCGGGGTGATCGACACCGCTGCCGACCTGACCGTGGTGGCCGAGGCCGCATCCGTCGCTGAAGCACGCCGCCGCGGCGCGCTCACCCGCCCCGATCTGCTCCTGGTGGACCTGCAGCTCCCGGACGGCACCGGCCTGGACGTCATCCGCGCGATACGCGCCGAGGTGCCGCAAGTCCGTGCCGTGGTCCTGACCTCGTTCGGCGACGAGGATGCCCGCGCAGCCGCGCTCGAGTCCGGCGCGCACGCTTTCGTGCTCAAGACGGTGCGCGGTACCGAGATCGTCGAGGTCGTCCGCGCCGTGGCGGCCGGCCGCACCCTGCTGCGCGAGGGCCTCGCCCGGCCCGTTGGCAGCGAGGACGACCCCACGGCCGCGTTGACCCCCACCGAACGGCGCATTGTCGCTCTCATCGGGGACGGTCTTTCGAACCGGGAAATCGCCGAATCTCTCGGCGTGGCCGAGAAGACCGTGAAGAACCACGTGACGTCGCTGTTGGCGAAGATGGGACTGCAACGCCGCACGCAGGTGGCCGCCTGGGTGGCCGGTCACCGTGGCGGCCGGTGGCGATCGGCCCCGACCCACTGA
- a CDS encoding dipeptidase, producing the protein MTHDLDQLATTVHRLMPQALADLTELVAFRSVQDPSVEDPQQCRLAAEWVRDHLIALGLSDTSLVRTPDGSDAVIGHYEGPPGAPRVLLYAHYDVQPASTTDAWVSDPFTLTERDGRYYGRGAADCKGSVVSHLTALRALAAIGQTEYPVSLTVVIEGSEEQGTGGLEQYVAAHPDEFEADVILIQDTGNVVVGQPTLTVALRGVADVVVRVESLAGELHSGAFGGAAPDALAALVSMLATLRDGEGNTTIEGLAADGVWPGTAYDEATFRTDAGIRDGVAVLGSGAVADMVWARPAVTILGIDAPPVAGSVAAIQPTAAARLNLRVPPGVDAGEAADLLMAQLRRVAPWGVRVSTELQGLGSPFGARTDTREFETLRSALAEAFGRPVITAGQGGSIPLTAALATAHPDASIVMLGLSDPASQMHAPNESVHPGDLERTAVGVATFLCRLGG; encoded by the coding sequence GTGACGCATGACCTCGACCAGCTGGCCACCACCGTGCACCGGCTGATGCCCCAGGCACTCGCGGACCTGACTGAACTCGTAGCCTTTCGTTCCGTGCAGGACCCATCCGTGGAGGATCCGCAGCAGTGCCGCCTTGCCGCCGAGTGGGTCCGTGACCATCTCATCGCCCTCGGCCTGAGCGATACGTCGCTGGTGCGCACTCCGGACGGCAGTGACGCCGTCATCGGCCATTACGAGGGCCCGCCTGGCGCGCCGCGTGTGCTCCTCTACGCCCACTACGACGTGCAACCGGCCTCCACCACCGATGCCTGGGTCAGCGACCCGTTCACCCTGACCGAACGAGACGGGCGCTACTACGGCCGCGGCGCCGCCGACTGCAAGGGCAGCGTGGTCTCCCACCTCACCGCGCTGCGGGCGCTCGCAGCCATCGGCCAGACCGAGTACCCGGTCTCGCTCACCGTGGTGATCGAGGGATCCGAGGAACAGGGCACCGGTGGGCTGGAGCAGTACGTGGCCGCCCATCCGGACGAGTTTGAGGCGGACGTGATCCTCATCCAGGACACCGGCAATGTCGTGGTCGGCCAGCCCACCCTGACCGTCGCGCTGCGCGGTGTCGCGGACGTGGTGGTGCGAGTGGAGTCCCTCGCCGGTGAGCTGCACTCCGGGGCGTTCGGTGGCGCAGCGCCCGATGCGCTTGCGGCATTGGTCTCCATGCTCGCCACGCTGCGCGATGGAGAGGGCAACACCACGATCGAGGGTCTCGCCGCCGACGGCGTGTGGCCCGGAACGGCCTACGACGAGGCCACGTTCCGTACCGACGCAGGCATCCGCGATGGCGTGGCCGTGCTGGGCTCAGGCGCTGTGGCGGACATGGTCTGGGCACGCCCCGCCGTCACCATCCTCGGCATTGACGCCCCTCCCGTGGCGGGTTCGGTCGCGGCCATCCAGCCGACGGCGGCCGCTCGCCTGAACCTGCGGGTGCCCCCGGGCGTTGATGCCGGTGAGGCGGCCGATCTGCTCATGGCACAGCTGCGCCGGGTGGCGCCCTGGGGGGTGCGGGTGAGCACCGAACTGCAGGGACTGGGGTCCCCATTCGGCGCACGCACGGACACCCGCGAGTTCGAGACGCTGCGGTCCGCCCTTGCCGAGGCGTTCGGGCGCCCTGTTATCACCGCTGGTCAAGGCGGATCCATTCCCTTGACGGCGGCCCTCGCCACCGCACATCCCGACGCTTCGATCGTGATGCTCGGCCTGAGCGACCCGGCCAGTCAGATGCATGCCCCGAATGAGAGTGTGCACCCGGGCGACCTCGAGCGCACGGCCGTCGGGGTCGCGACCTTCCTATGCCGCCTCGGCGGTTGA
- a CDS encoding LacI family DNA-binding transcriptional regulator, protein MSEQETSTISSIAAEAGVSVPTVSKVLNGRSDVAAATRARVEEIVAKHGYRRRNRGPVRSGPPMIDLVFHEITNEWSMEIIRAVEETAGAAGAGMVLSELGGRHRPAQDWLDNVLARRPLGVILVLARLTDAQHDQLESRQIPSVVVDTDGEPRPGVPAVGSTNWDGGLAATKHLIGLGHRRIAVISGQPDVLCSRARVDGYRSALDQAGIAYDPALVRWGDFYIWRGEDHARDLLSREDRPTAIFAGSDMQAVGVLRAARELGLRVPEDLSVVGYDDLPIASWYSPTLTTVHQPLRQMAATATQMVLTLSRGEQPSALRVDLATELVVRESTGPPPESA, encoded by the coding sequence ATGTCAGAGCAGGAGACCTCGACGATCTCGTCGATTGCGGCGGAAGCGGGCGTCTCTGTGCCGACTGTCTCCAAGGTGCTCAACGGGCGCAGCGACGTCGCGGCCGCGACGCGAGCGCGCGTCGAGGAGATCGTCGCCAAACACGGATACCGTCGACGTAACCGCGGGCCGGTCCGCTCCGGTCCGCCGATGATCGACCTGGTCTTCCACGAGATCACGAACGAATGGTCGATGGAGATCATCCGCGCCGTGGAGGAGACCGCCGGGGCCGCCGGGGCCGGCATGGTGCTTTCCGAACTGGGCGGGCGGCATCGGCCCGCTCAGGACTGGCTGGACAACGTGCTCGCGCGCCGCCCGCTCGGGGTGATCCTCGTGCTCGCGCGGCTCACCGATGCCCAACACGATCAGCTCGAATCACGTCAGATCCCCTCGGTGGTGGTGGACACCGATGGCGAACCTCGCCCGGGTGTGCCAGCCGTCGGCTCGACGAACTGGGATGGCGGCCTGGCCGCCACGAAGCACCTCATCGGCCTCGGCCATCGCCGGATCGCCGTCATCTCCGGGCAGCCGGACGTCCTGTGCTCACGTGCACGAGTGGACGGTTACCGCAGCGCCCTGGACCAAGCCGGAATCGCCTACGACCCGGCTCTCGTGCGGTGGGGCGACTTCTACATCTGGCGCGGCGAGGACCACGCGCGCGATCTGCTCAGCCGCGAGGACCGGCCTACCGCGATCTTCGCCGGCTCGGATATGCAGGCCGTCGGCGTCCTGCGGGCCGCGCGGGAGCTCGGCCTGCGCGTGCCCGAAGATCTCTCCGTGGTGGGATACGACGATCTACCGATCGCGTCCTGGTACTCCCCCACCCTCACCACAGTGCACCAGCCGCTGCGGCAGATGGCCGCCACAGCCACACAGATGGTGCTCACCCTCTCCCGTGGAGAGCAGCCGTCGGCGCTGCGGGTGGACCTTGCCACTGAGCTGGTGGTGCGGGAGAGCACTGGTCCTCCGCCCGAGTCAGCCTGA
- a CDS encoding extracellular solute-binding protein — MNSTASRRSFLGFSGASALALGLAACEGGTQPGENPDGAGSANVWILTGGMWPVISDSVSRWNEAHPDQEISVEEFENDAYKERIRTAVGAGQAPTLVLSWGGGTLADYANNDQIIDLSGSTGDLEERLLPSVAQNGQVDGTTYAVPVNDVQPVVLFYNRDIFDEHGLEVPTTYEEMLSVSAELQDNDVLPFALAGASVWPELKWIQYLTDRIGGPEAFQAVLDGEPDAWSHPAFLEATTRIQELVETGAFGDNYASVAADQNADIALVHTGRAAMLLWLSSAYATFRSDAAEFTESALGWTQFPSVEGGAGDPANIVGNPANVFSVSSAASDEEQEAALGWISEQLYDDTQIEEMIAAGAVPPVQGIADQLAESENGDFLTFSYDLASEAPHFQLSWDQALPPGPAQELLTNLSQLFLMQITPEEFVDNMNATL, encoded by the coding sequence ATGAACAGCACGGCGTCCCGCCGCAGTTTCCTGGGCTTCTCCGGCGCATCGGCTCTCGCACTGGGGCTTGCTGCCTGTGAGGGCGGAACCCAGCCGGGTGAGAATCCCGACGGCGCCGGCTCGGCGAACGTATGGATCCTCACCGGAGGTATGTGGCCAGTGATCAGTGATTCGGTGAGCCGCTGGAACGAGGCCCATCCGGATCAGGAGATCTCCGTCGAAGAGTTCGAGAACGACGCCTACAAGGAGCGAATCCGCACGGCGGTAGGTGCGGGGCAGGCGCCTACTCTGGTGCTGAGCTGGGGCGGTGGCACCCTCGCGGACTATGCCAACAACGACCAGATCATCGATCTGTCCGGCTCCACCGGCGACCTCGAGGAACGGCTCCTCCCGTCAGTCGCGCAGAACGGTCAGGTGGACGGCACCACCTACGCCGTTCCGGTCAACGACGTGCAGCCAGTAGTCCTGTTCTACAACCGCGACATTTTCGATGAGCACGGACTCGAGGTGCCCACCACCTATGAGGAGATGCTCTCGGTCAGCGCGGAACTCCAGGACAACGATGTGCTGCCGTTCGCCCTGGCAGGCGCCAGCGTCTGGCCCGAACTCAAGTGGATTCAGTACCTGACGGACCGCATCGGCGGTCCGGAGGCCTTCCAAGCCGTTCTCGATGGTGAACCTGATGCGTGGTCTCACCCAGCGTTCTTGGAGGCGACCACCCGCATCCAGGAGCTGGTCGAAACGGGGGCGTTCGGCGACAACTATGCGTCTGTCGCTGCGGACCAGAACGCCGACATTGCGCTCGTGCACACAGGCCGGGCAGCCATGCTCCTGTGGCTCAGTTCGGCCTACGCCACCTTCCGCAGTGACGCAGCCGAGTTCACCGAGTCGGCTCTCGGCTGGACACAGTTCCCGTCGGTCGAGGGCGGTGCGGGAGACCCGGCCAACATCGTGGGGAATCCGGCCAACGTGTTCTCCGTCTCTTCCGCCGCCTCCGACGAGGAACAAGAAGCCGCCCTTGGCTGGATCAGCGAGCAGCTCTACGACGACACCCAGATCGAGGAGATGATCGCCGCGGGTGCGGTGCCACCGGTCCAGGGGATCGCCGACCAGTTGGCTGAAAGCGAGAACGGCGACTTCCTGACCTTCTCCTACGACTTAGCCAGCGAAGCACCGCACTTTCAGCTCTCCTGGGACCAGGCGTTGCCCCCGGGTCCTGCACAGGAGTTGCTGACCAACCTGAGTCAGCTGTTCCTCATGCAGATCACACCCGAGGAGTTCGTCGACAACATGAACGCCACGCTCTGA
- a CDS encoding carbohydrate ABC transporter permease, which produces MALSTDQPDIGTRTTAQRTNSSGSGRGGPSFLMAVPALAFFAAFALIPLGGVVVLSFMEWDGLSSPQWAGLAKWEQTLADPVTRHAMWLTFVFTAVSYVFQAPVALLLGVFMAGRQRYRAFLSVLYFLPLVFSAAAVGITFQSLLDPNFGLSRAFNSEFLGQNWLGDPDLALFVVVFVVAWCFVPLHSLLYQAGVRQIPESLYEAATIDGAGRLARFVNITLPQLRYTIITSSTLMLVGSLTYFDLIFVLTGGGPGGATRILPLDMYLTGFRSYDMGQASAIAVILVAVGLALGLALNRLSGASKMESQQAGL; this is translated from the coding sequence ATGGCGCTGTCGACTGACCAGCCGGACATCGGCACTCGGACCACCGCGCAGCGGACCAACTCCTCAGGTAGCGGTCGCGGGGGACCCTCCTTCCTGATGGCGGTGCCGGCGCTCGCATTCTTCGCCGCGTTCGCGTTGATACCCCTGGGCGGGGTGGTCGTGCTCTCGTTCATGGAGTGGGACGGACTGTCCTCGCCGCAGTGGGCGGGGCTGGCGAAGTGGGAGCAGACTCTCGCGGACCCGGTGACCCGGCACGCCATGTGGCTCACGTTCGTCTTCACCGCCGTGTCGTACGTGTTCCAGGCGCCGGTGGCGTTGCTCCTCGGCGTTTTCATGGCGGGCCGCCAGCGGTATCGCGCATTCCTTTCGGTGCTGTACTTCCTGCCTTTGGTGTTCTCCGCCGCGGCCGTCGGCATCACGTTCCAATCGCTGCTCGATCCGAACTTCGGGCTCTCCCGAGCGTTCAACTCGGAGTTCCTGGGGCAGAACTGGCTTGGTGACCCGGACCTGGCGCTTTTCGTCGTCGTCTTCGTCGTGGCGTGGTGTTTCGTGCCGCTGCACTCGCTCCTCTACCAGGCTGGTGTGCGACAGATCCCTGAGTCGTTGTATGAGGCGGCCACGATTGACGGGGCCGGACGCCTGGCTCGGTTCGTCAACATCACGCTGCCGCAACTTCGGTACACGATCATCACCTCATCGACATTGATGCTGGTGGGTTCCCTCACCTACTTCGACCTGATCTTCGTGCTCACCGGAGGCGGGCCCGGGGGAGCTACGCGCATCCTTCCGCTCGATATGTACCTCACCGGATTCCGCAGTTACGACATGGGGCAGGCGAGTGCGATCGCCGTGATCCTGGTCGCGGTAGGGCTGGCACTCGGTCTCGCCCTGAACCGGCTCTCGGGCGCCAGCAAGATGGAAAGTCAGCAGGCGGGCCTGTGA